GGAAGTGAATGCCCGATTGCAGGTTGAACATCCTGTGACCGAAATGGTTACAGGTGAAGATTTGGTCGCATGGCAGCTTGCCGTCGCCGCCGGACAAAGTTTACCAAAAACCCAGAATGAGATCAAGTTCCAGGGTCATGCGATAGAGTGCCGAATCTACGCAGAGGACCCGGATAATGGATTCCTTCCTTCAACAGGAACAATCTTGAAGCTTGACGAACCTCATGCACCTGGAGTGAGAATTGACAGCGGGATCTGTGAAGGATTTCAAGTGCCAGTATATTACGACCCAATCCTGAGTAAAGTGATTTGCTGGGCAGACAATCGCGACCACGCAATTCGCAGGATGCGAGACGCATTGAAGCACTATATCTTGTTAGGAGTCAAGACTCCCATTGGTTTCATGCAAGAAGTCTTGGCACATCCAGAGTTTAACAAAGGCAATCTAACAACGCATTTTCTTTCAGAGTTTTTTGATGATTGGAAGCAGCCGAAGCCGTCGGGGGATAAACTGGCAGCTGTCCTTTCTGTGGCGCACGAGTTCAGTCGTATTGCACATCGAACCTCCGGTAATCAAAGAACTGAATCAGCATCAACACCATGGATAACGCTTGGTGACTGGCGGCTTGCAGGGACTGGATCGTGAAAAGGTGTTTTCAAATCGGGGATGCGACAGTTTGTGCGTCATTTCAACGGCGGTCACCGACAGAAGTCGAAATAGCCATTGGTGATGACGCTACTACGTTTCGGGTCGCACAAAGTGGTCAACGGGTCAGTCTTCGGACCTCAGAACGGAACTACACGGCAGTCAGCGCCAGAGAGAAGGACAAAGCATATGTCTGGCTTGACGGGTATGTGTATGAGTTGACCGAGCTTGAAGAATCGACTGAAGGACACACGGTGCATGGAGACGCTGATGTCATTCGCGCACCGATGCCTGGCATTGTGATAAAGATTGATACGAGACCCGGTGAATTTGTGGCCAAAGATCAAATTGTTGCTGTACTTGAAGCAATGAAGATGGAGCATAATCTGCGGGCGCCGAGGGCGGGCACGATTGAAGCTGTTCATGTATCCAACGGACAAACTGTGTCTGCAGATACACCGCTTGTCCAGCTAAAGAAGCCATGACAGACATCCTGCATCCACGGTGTGTCTATATCGGGATTCGAGACGTTGCCATGGCGATTCCAAGAGTCTCAGACATCGGTCTTGGAATAGAAATAGTATTCAATGACACCTCGGATTTGTGGCCCCGGGTTAAGTGGGACACCCTGCTTGGATTATCGGATGATCTTGCGGAGGCACAGCTGCCGGTCGCATGCCACGGTCCGTTCAATAGCATTGCCATTGCGTCTAAAGACGATCATATTGCCGAGTATTCGTACCAGTGTCTGGCGGCAAGCATCGAAGGCGCGCGGATTCTTGGTTCACCTCTGATTGTTTTTCACACGGGCTATTTGCCTCAGTACCCGACGACTTACAGACCTGTCTGGCTTGACAAGTTCTGCGTCAAGCTAAACCAGCTGCTCGATATTGCATCGAACAATGGTATTGTACTGGCCATGGAAAACACCTACGAGCTCGACACAACATTGTTTGAGGAGATATTCGAACGGGTTCAACATCCTTTCCTCGGAATGTGTTTCGATACAGGTCACTCTGCGTGCTTTTCAAAGGTTCCTGCCAAATCTTGGATTGATAGCTTTTCGGAGCAAATCGTTCATCTGCATCTTAGCGACAATGACGGAGAATCCGATCTGCATTGGGGACTTGGCCGGGGTGTAGTAAATATCTCAACCTTAATCGGACCGCTTATTGCGCGCGGCGCGAGACCGTCCGTAACATTCGAAGTCCCACTGGACGAGACGCAATCTTCGAATGACTATTTGACGCGGTCAATCGCCGCTGCGATTGGATCTACTCATGAAAAGTAATGATAAGAAATCAGCGGACAAGAAAAAGTTGCCTGATCTCGAGAAGATTGAGCGGATGCTGCGTGATGCAGACATCTCTCCAGAGGAGTATCAGGCGCTTAAAGACGAATTGAAACGAAACCGGCGAAGGAATGAAGGTGCCGGTGATAATCCACTAGATAATTTGTACGACGAACCTTAAGGAACCAGACCTCCGATGAGCCTTGGAGACAGACTCCCTCTGACTGAAGAGCAGAAAATGCTTCGTGACATGGTGCGCGATTTTGCTCAAACTAGAATTAAGCCTATTGCTGCGGAAATTGATGAGACGGAACGATTTCCTGAAGAAATCTTTGCGGAAATGGGCGAGCTCGGACTGATGGGCATTCCGTACCCTGAGGAGTACGGTGGTGCCGGAATGGACTACACTTCGTATGCCTTGGCGGTTGAAGAAGTCGCCAAAGTCTGCGGCTCAACAGCGCTAGGATTAGCTGCACACATCTCGTTAGGTTGTGGCCCCATCTACTTGTTTGGAACTGAGGCGCAGAAGAAGAAGTACCTTCCTGACCTGTGTGCAGGCAAGCACATGGGTGGGTTTGGTCTTACGGAGCCGCAAGCCGGTAGTGATGCCGGCGCGACGCAGACGACATGCCTTGATCAGGGTGATCACTACCTTCTTAACGGCACAAAAGTGTATTGCACGAATGGATCTTATTCAAAGACGTATGTGGTAAGTGCCGTCACCGAAAAAGGCAAAGGTACTCGTGGGATTTCCTGCTTCATCGTCGAACGCGACTGGGACGGATTTGCCGTTGGCAAGAAGGAGCGAAAACTAGGGGTCCGCGGTTCCGACACTGTTGTGCTCCACTTCAACGATGTAAGAGTTCCTAAAGACAATTTATTAGGACGACCCGGCGAGGGCTTTAAGCAGATGCTTATGACGCTCGATGGAGGTCGAATCTCCATTGGCGCGATGGCGCTGGGCTTGGCGGAAGGCGCATATCTCGAAACGCTAAAATACGTTACCGGGAGAAAGGCCTTTGACCAGAGAGTCGCGGATTTTCAAGCTACACAATTCAAGTTGGCCGACATGTACGTGAATATCGAAGCTGCACGTCATATGATTTTTGATGCCGCTAGGAAGAAAGATCAGGGCGAAGACTTCTCTCAGGAAGCTGCGATGGCAAAGCTTTTTGCCAGCGAAGTCGGAGCCAAAGTGACATCTCAAGCTATCCAACTTCACGGCGGATATGGTTACATTCGCGAATACCCCGTGGAACGAATGTTTCGCGACAACAAATTGACTGAAATTGGTGAAGGAACATCAGAGATTCAACGATTAGTCATTGCGCGAGCGATTCTCAAAGAATGGGACGCTGCAAACGGTTGATTGTTTTCGCCTGATGTATATCGTGCGCGCACATTCGACATGCGTTTGACTGTTGGTAAAGTCCAGGTTGATGTGTTGGACGATGGTCTGTTTGAATTGCGTCCCGAGACTTTCGTGAAGATCGCAAAAGGCCGGAACGCTGAACTGCTCAACAAGTCAAAGTTTCGGCCGAGGATCAAGGTCGGGTTCAATAGTCTGCTGCTTCGTGGCGACGACTTGACGGTTATTGTTGATCCGGGTACGGGTGACAAGGAACGAATCGCGGAGCGACGCAGTTACAATCTTGACTGGCCAAGGAGAGTCTTTAGTCGGCTTAAAACTCTTGGTCTGAGACGTGAAGACATTGACCTCGTTGTATTGACTCATTTGCACTGGGACCATGCCGGGGCGTGCACGACCATTGGATTCAGCGGTCAACTTGAGCCTACATTTCCAAGAGCAAAGGTGGTCTTGCAAGCAACCGAACTGGAAAACGCGCGCCGCTTACACCTTGCCGGCGACGACGGTTATAGCGCGGATGATTATGAACCGCTAGACGCAAGTCGAAAATTCGAATTGCTGACCGAACAGAATAGTCAAGTTCTTCCGTGGTTAGGTTGCCATTGGACTGGCGGACACACTGCGGGGCATATGGCTGTTAGAGTCGGAAATGATGGACAACCTGGGCTGTTTTACTTGAGCGATCTGCTTCCCACAACGGCTCAGCTCGCGATGGACAGCGGGATGTCTTACGACCAGAATCCGGACGAACTTGCGGCCGCCAAAAGGAAGTATTTGTCGCTTGCGGCAGAAAATGAGGACGCGGTCGTACTTGTACACGCACCGCGAAACCGGCTCGGAAGATTGAAACGAGTGTCGGAAGACAATTTCACTTTTGAACATATAGTTCAACAATCATAATACACTAAAGTCCATTAAACGTAATGAACCCGAATACACCTGTCATAACATCAGGCGCACGCACGGCAATTGGAACCTTTATGGGGTCGCTTGCATCAGTTCCCGCGCCAGCATTGGCGGCACATGTTCTGAAAGCGAATCTCGATAAATCAAACGTCGAAGCCAATGAGGTTGATGAAGTAATCCTTGGTCAGGTATTGCAGGGCGGGGCAGGACAAGCACCCGCTCGCCAAGCTGCACTTTTTGCAGGAATCCCCGATACAGTATCTGCATGGACAGTCAACAAGGTTTGTTCATCGGGATTGCGTGCCATCATGTCCGCAGCTCAAAGTATCGCGCTGGGGGAAGCAAAGATTATGCTTGCCGGCGGCATGGAAAACATGTCCCTTGCGCCATACATTCTTGATCGCGCTCGCAGTGGATACCGTTTAGGTAACGGCTCAATAAATGACCTTATGATCACTGACGGACTTTGGGACCCGCATAACAACATCCACATGGGATCATGCGCTGAAAAGTGCGCACGCGAGCACAAGATTTCTCGAGAGGAACAGGACGAATTCGCAGCTGAATCATACCGCCGTGCCATTTCCGCTCAGAAGGATGGCAAGTTCAAGAACGAAATCGTCCCGGTCGTGATTAAAGGCAAAAAGGGTGAGGTGTCAATCGAAGTTGATGAAGAGCCCCCCAATGTCAATTTTGAAAAGATGTCCCAGCTGAAGCCTGCATTCGAGAAAGACGGCACAATCACGGCGGCAAATGCATCGAAGATCAACGACGGTGCATCGGCTGTCATGATGATGTCGTTTGAGGAGGCACACCGACGCGGACTGAAACCGTTGGCCAGAGTTGTCGGCTATACTACATACAGTCATGAGCCTGTGTGGTTCGCTACTGCACCGGCACCGGCTGTTCAGAAATTGCTGCGACGTATTGACTGGAAGGTCTCTGATGTTGATTTGTTTGAGCTGAATGAGGCTTTTGCTGTGGTTGGACTCTATAACATGAAGCAGATCGGTGCATCCGCAGACAAAGTAAACGTTTGGGGCGGTGCAGTGGCTTTGGGGCATCCAATAGGCTCCTCTGGATGCCGAATTGTTGTTACCTTGCTTCATGCGCTTCGTGATCGTGGTGCGAAGCGGGGTGTTGTTGGAATTTGCAATGGCGGTGGCGAGGCGACTGCACTCGCCGTTGAAATGCTATAAATTAAATCATAATTCATAATGACAATTTCAAATGTAGCCGTGATTGGCGGCGGTACAATGGGCAACGGGATTGCTCACATTTGTGCACAGAAAGGCTGCACAGTTCAGCTTATCGAAACATCACAGGCACTGCTTGATCGCGCATTGTCGACGATTGACAAGAACCTGGCTCGCCAGGTGAGCAAGGGAACCTTGTCCGAGGAAGATAAAACTGCAACACTAAGCAGGATTAATGGATCACTTTCTGTTGAAAGTGTGCGGAATGCGGATATCGTGATAGAGGCAATCGTCGAGAGTGAGTCCGTTAAGAAGGATCTTTTCACGAAAGTGGATTCTCTTGCCAAGCCGGACGCGATTCTTGCGTCAAATACGTCCACAATTTCAATAACAACAATCGCGGCTTCAACGAAAAGGGCAAACAAGTTCATCGGCATGCACTTTATGAATCCCGTTCCGATGATGCAGCTGGTTGAAGTCATACGTGGTCTTGCCACGGATAACTCAACCCACGAAGCAGTCGTCGAGTTCTCAAAGGCTCTCGGCAAGACTCCGATTACGGTTAATGACTTTCCCGGCTTTGTGTCTAACCGGATACTTATGCCGATGATAAATGAGGCCGTGTACTGCTTGATGGAAGGTGTTGGCGAAGCTGAAGCAATCGACGGAGTCATGAAACTCGGCATGAACCATCCGATGGGACCGTTGGCACTTGCAGACCTAATTGGTTTGGACGTATGCCTCGCGATTATGGATGTCCTGCACCGAGATTTGGGTGACTCGAAATACCGTCCATGTCCTTTGCTGAAGAAATATGTAGCTGCAGGTTATCTGGGACGAAAGTCTGGCCGCGGATTTTACGACTACGCAAAATAGGAAGCAACTTCATGATTATCACAACTACCCCCGGCGTCGACGGGCGAAAGATAGAAGCGTACCTCGGTGTAGTGGCGGGCGAGGCAATTGTGGGAGCGAACATCTTCAAGGATTTGTTCGCCGGTATCAGAGATATTGTTGGGGGTCGAAGCTCCGCGTATGAGAACGAATTGCGGAAGGCGCGTGACATTGCATTGCAGGAACTTGCGGACAATGCCAAGCAACTTGGTGCGAATGCAGTGGTTGGAGTCGACCTTGATTACGAAGTGATTGGCTCCGGCGGATCGATGCTCATGGTCTCGGCAAGTGGTACAGCAGTCAAAGTGTCAGTGTAACGAAACCAATTCGATTATTTAAATTACGCAGTATTTAACATGGATCACCTCCTTTCCGAACAGCACCTTGAAGTAAAGAATGTAATTCGCCAATTTGCCGAAAAAGAGGTGGCTCCTACAACGGCATTGCGCGACGAGAAAAGTATCTTTCCTGTCGAAATCTGCAAGAAGATCGCCGAGCTCGGGTTCATGGGAGTAAACACTCCAGAAGAACTTGGCGGGGCGGGGATGGATACGGTGACATATGCCATCGTTATCGAAGAGCTGTCACGCGTTGATCCGGCAGTAGGTGTCGTTGTGTCCGTGAACAACTCCCTCGTTTGCTATCCCCTCCAAAAATATGGTTCACCGGACCAGCACGCTCGTTACCTGC
This genomic interval from bacterium contains the following:
- a CDS encoding biotin/lipoyl-binding protein; the protein is MKRCFQIGDATVCASFQRRSPTEVEIAIGDDATTFRVAQSGQRVSLRTSERNYTAVSAREKDKAYVWLDGYVYELTELEESTEGHTVHGDADVIRAPMPGIVIKIDTRPGEFVAKDQIVAVLEAMKMEHNLRAPRAGTIEAVHVSNGQTVSADTPLVQLKKP
- a CDS encoding sugar phosphate isomerase/epimerase; amino-acid sequence: MTDILHPRCVYIGIRDVAMAIPRVSDIGLGIEIVFNDTSDLWPRVKWDTLLGLSDDLAEAQLPVACHGPFNSIAIASKDDHIAEYSYQCLAASIEGARILGSPLIVFHTGYLPQYPTTYRPVWLDKFCVKLNQLLDIASNNGIVLAMENTYELDTTLFEEIFERVQHPFLGMCFDTGHSACFSKVPAKSWIDSFSEQIVHLHLSDNDGESDLHWGLGRGVVNISTLIGPLIARGARPSVTFEVPLDETQSSNDYLTRSIAAAIGSTHEK
- a CDS encoding acyl-CoA dehydrogenase; translation: MSLGDRLPLTEEQKMLRDMVRDFAQTRIKPIAAEIDETERFPEEIFAEMGELGLMGIPYPEEYGGAGMDYTSYALAVEEVAKVCGSTALGLAAHISLGCGPIYLFGTEAQKKKYLPDLCAGKHMGGFGLTEPQAGSDAGATQTTCLDQGDHYLLNGTKVYCTNGSYSKTYVVSAVTEKGKGTRGISCFIVERDWDGFAVGKKERKLGVRGSDTVVLHFNDVRVPKDNLLGRPGEGFKQMLMTLDGGRISIGAMALGLAEGAYLETLKYVTGRKAFDQRVADFQATQFKLADMYVNIEAARHMIFDAARKKDQGEDFSQEAAMAKLFASEVGAKVTSQAIQLHGGYGYIREYPVERMFRDNKLTEIGEGTSEIQRLVIARAILKEWDAANG
- a CDS encoding MBL fold metallo-hydrolase, whose translation is MRLTVGKVQVDVLDDGLFELRPETFVKIAKGRNAELLNKSKFRPRIKVGFNSLLLRGDDLTVIVDPGTGDKERIAERRSYNLDWPRRVFSRLKTLGLRREDIDLVVLTHLHWDHAGACTTIGFSGQLEPTFPRAKVVLQATELENARRLHLAGDDGYSADDYEPLDASRKFELLTEQNSQVLPWLGCHWTGGHTAGHMAVRVGNDGQPGLFYLSDLLPTTAQLAMDSGMSYDQNPDELAAAKRKYLSLAAENEDAVVLVHAPRNRLGRLKRVSEDNFTFEHIVQQS
- a CDS encoding thiolase family protein, producing the protein MNPNTPVITSGARTAIGTFMGSLASVPAPALAAHVLKANLDKSNVEANEVDEVILGQVLQGGAGQAPARQAALFAGIPDTVSAWTVNKVCSSGLRAIMSAAQSIALGEAKIMLAGGMENMSLAPYILDRARSGYRLGNGSINDLMITDGLWDPHNNIHMGSCAEKCAREHKISREEQDEFAAESYRRAISAQKDGKFKNEIVPVVIKGKKGEVSIEVDEEPPNVNFEKMSQLKPAFEKDGTITAANASKINDGASAVMMMSFEEAHRRGLKPLARVVGYTTYSHEPVWFATAPAPAVQKLLRRIDWKVSDVDLFELNEAFAVVGLYNMKQIGASADKVNVWGGAVALGHPIGSSGCRIVVTLLHALRDRGAKRGVVGICNGGGEATALAVEML
- a CDS encoding 3-hydroxybutyryl-CoA dehydrogenase, with protein sequence MTISNVAVIGGGTMGNGIAHICAQKGCTVQLIETSQALLDRALSTIDKNLARQVSKGTLSEEDKTATLSRINGSLSVESVRNADIVIEAIVESESVKKDLFTKVDSLAKPDAILASNTSTISITTIAASTKRANKFIGMHFMNPVPMMQLVEVIRGLATDNSTHEAVVEFSKALGKTPITVNDFPGFVSNRILMPMINEAVYCLMEGVGEAEAIDGVMKLGMNHPMGPLALADLIGLDVCLAIMDVLHRDLGDSKYRPCPLLKKYVAAGYLGRKSGRGFYDYAK
- a CDS encoding heavy metal-binding domain-containing protein; translated protein: MIITTTPGVDGRKIEAYLGVVAGEAIVGANIFKDLFAGIRDIVGGRSSAYENELRKARDIALQELADNAKQLGANAVVGVDLDYEVIGSGGSMLMVSASGTAVKVSV